One window from the genome of Alnus glutinosa chromosome 13, dhAlnGlut1.1, whole genome shotgun sequence encodes:
- the LOC133855016 gene encoding ankyrin repeat-containing protein BDA1-like, whose translation MNPSLRDAADQGSIDALYASIQMDPEVLDRIDKIPFVETPLHIVASAGHTLFAMEIMKLKPSFARKLNQDGFTPLHLALQKLRALENDQALQKKQTQLVYRLVSVDKDLIRVQGREGVTPLHYVAQIGNLHLLTKFLKDCPTSVEDVTIRGENVLHIALKNNMPELEAFSYLLRRVLGSYLKDAKLLEEKLLYCTDDEGNTLSLLEVAVSIINQPEASP comes from the coding sequence ATGAATCCGAGTTTGAGGGATGCTGCTGATCAAGGAAGCATCGATGCCTTGTACGCATCGATACAAATGGATCCAGAGGTTTTGGATAGGATCGACAAGATTCCATTTGTTGAGACTCCTTTACACATAGTTGCATCTGCTGGGCACACCCTGTTTGCCATGGAGATCATGAAGTTAAAGCCCTCATTTGCTAGGAAGCTTAACCAAGATGGTTTTACTCCTTTACACCTTGCTTTGCAAAAGCTCCGTGCACTTGAAAATGACCAAGCTTTGCAAAAGAAGCAAACCCAATTGGTATACCGACTAGTTTCTGTTGATAAAGACCTTATCCGGGTCCAAGGAAGGGAGGGTGTGACTCCTTTGCATTACGTTGCTCAAATAGGAAATCTCCATCTTTTGAccaaatttctaaaagattgtCCCACGTCTGTGGAAGATGTAACAATTCGAGGAGAGAATGTACTGCATATAGCCCTGAAGAATAACATGCCCGAGCTCGAAGCTTTTTCGTACCTGTTACGAAGGGTTCTGGGGTCTTATTTAAAAGATGCCAAATTGTTAGAGGAGAAACTGCTGTATTGCACGGATGATGAAGGCAACACTCTGTCTCTGTTGGAAGTTGCAGTATCCATAATTAATCAACCGGAGGCAAGtccttaa
- the LOC133854011 gene encoding ankyrin repeat-containing protein BDA1-like: MDQSLWDAAQHGSIDALYALIQRDPNVLDRIDDIPFVETPLHTVASAGHTRFAMEIMRLKPSFARKLNQDGFTPLHLALQKLHPLENESNDNQVLLENESNDDQALQNNHTQLAYRLVSVDKDLVRVQGREGVTPLHYVAQIGNLDLLSKFLEDCPTSVQDVTIRGETVFHIALKYNNLHALKYLIKWIQSATNEYASSWEKKLLNWEDEEGNTVLHIAVSKNQPQVVRQLLNAGVHINRKNLWGFTALDICFQDGNNERSMKCMLCCAGALRASSLATVKSCEALLKSHCLIYSTYKKLLIWRLRQQKKITNDLRNMLLVIVVLFITATYQTALSPPGGVWQDNYNPPTDDQFNSTIFPIIPNNVTSDLSPTPHRVGTVTMKNNYFTLLTGTNAACFVLSAFIILPLLLPLETISFLCFSPMIFLFVSYVISNAVIYPFGPIDWIHF; the protein is encoded by the exons ATGGACCAGAGTTTGTGGGATGCTGCTCAGCATGGAAGCATCGATGCCTTGTACGCATTGATACAAAGGGATCCAAATGTTTTGGATAGAATCGATGACATTCCATTTGTTGAGACTCCTTTACACACAGTTGCATCTGCTGGGCACACCCGGTTTGCCATGGAGATCATGAGGTTAAAGCCCTCATTTGCTAGGAAGCTTAACCAAGATGGTTTTACTCCCTTGCACCTTGCTTTGCAAAAGCTCCATCCACTTGAAAATGAGTCAAATGACAACCAAGTTTTACTTGAAAATGAGTCAAATGACGACCAAGCTTTGCAAAATAACCATACCCAATTGGCATACCGACTAGTTTCTGTTGATAAAGACCTTGTCCGGGTCCAAGGAAGGGAGGGTGTGACTCCTTTGCATTACGTTGCTCAAATAGGAAATCTTGACCTTTTGTCCAAATTTCTAGAAGATTGTCCCACGTCTGTACAAGATGTAACAATTAGAGGAGAGACTGTTTTTCATATCGCCTTGAAGTACAACAATCTACATGCTTTGAAGTACCTTATAAAATGGATTCAGTCTGCCACCAATGAATATGCTTCATCCTGGGAAAAGAAATTGCTGAACTGGGAGGACGAGGAAGGCAACACTGTATTGCACATTGCTGTATCCAAAAATCAACCCCAG GTCGTGAGGCAGTTATTGAATGCTGGAGTTCATATAAACCGTAAGAATTTATGGGGTTTTACAGCTTTAGACATCTGCTTCCAAGACGGCAACAATGAGAGATCGATGAAGTGTATGTTATGTTGTGCAGGAGCTTTAAGAGCTTCTTCTCTTGCTACAGTTAAATCTTGTGAAGCTCTCCTCAAATCTCATTGCCTAATTTACTCGACTTATAAAAAGTTACTGATATGGAGGTTGCGTCAACAAAAGAAGATAACAAATGACTTGCGCAATATGTTGTTGGTGATTGTGGTGTTGTTCATAACAGCAACATACCAAACCGCACTCAGCCCTCCCGGAGGAGTTTGGCAAGATAACTACAATCCTCCAACTGATGATCAGTTCAATAGCACAATATTCCCGATCATCCCGAACAACGTTACTAGTGACCTTAGTCCTACCCCACACAGGGTAGGGACAGTAACCATGAAAAACAATTACTTTACGCTACTCACTGGTACTAATGCTGCTTGCTTTGTTCTATCAGCTTTCATAATACTCCCCCTCCTCCTCCCGTTAGAAACGATTAGTTTTTTGTGTTTCTCACCCATGATATTCCTCTTTGTGTCCTATGTGATTTCAAATGCCGTCATATATCCATTTGGACCAATTGACTGGATTCATTTTTAA